A genomic segment from Acetomicrobium sp. S15 = DSM 107314 encodes:
- the fsa gene encoding fructose-6-phosphate aldolase, with the protein MHLFLDTANLEEIRQGVRWGVVSGVTTNPSLVVREGNVDFHQRVREIAEIVDGPVSAEVISTDADGMIREARFLSSIHPNVVVKIPITPEGMAAVRVLSKEGIRINVTLVFSPQQALLAAAAGAAYVSPFIGRLDDIGEDGIGLVRDISALFRIQSIKTQIIAASVRHPRHVYESALAGASICTIPFKVLELLFRHPLTDVGLERFLADWEGYERHHERNKG; encoded by the coding sequence ATGCACCTCTTCTTGGATACCGCCAATCTCGAAGAGATACGACAAGGAGTTAGATGGGGCGTGGTGAGCGGGGTTACCACTAATCCCTCTCTTGTGGTCAGGGAAGGGAACGTGGACTTCCATCAGCGTGTGAGAGAGATAGCAGAGATTGTAGATGGGCCGGTAAGTGCTGAGGTGATTTCAACCGACGCTGACGGCATGATTCGCGAAGCCCGCTTCCTCTCTTCGATTCATCCCAACGTTGTGGTCAAGATTCCGATCACACCAGAAGGTATGGCGGCGGTGAGAGTTCTATCCAAAGAGGGTATACGCATCAACGTAACTCTCGTCTTTAGCCCTCAACAAGCCCTGTTAGCGGCTGCGGCCGGTGCCGCTTATGTAAGCCCTTTCATCGGCAGGCTGGACGACATAGGAGAAGACGGGATAGGATTGGTGCGGGACATATCGGCGTTATTTCGCATTCAAAGTATAAAAACTCAAATTATAGCGGCTAGCGTGCGGCATCCGCGACATGTATATGAATCAGCCTTGGCCGGAGCTTCCATTTGCACCATTCCTTTTAAAGTATTGGAGCTCTTGTTTCGCCATCCTCTGACCGATGTAGGGTTGGAGAGGTTCTTGGCTGATTGGGAGGGATACGAGAGGCATCATGAACGAAACAAAGGGTGA
- a CDS encoding ECF transporter S component, translated as MSNKVNELALMAILTSLVVAATALHVPMPGFRIYFNLGEGVIYIIALTWGSRYGAMCGGLGASLADLLLGYPLWAPFTLAIKSAEGFIVGHFARKSRNIALLAGASVMITGYAAVAGLLYGPKAILIEIATDVVQTGIGAVLAVTAMPILRKAVGRYSPPDKQQSR; from the coding sequence ATGTCCAACAAGGTGAATGAATTAGCCCTAATGGCCATTTTGACATCGCTCGTAGTTGCAGCCACGGCACTTCACGTGCCGATGCCCGGATTCCGCATCTACTTCAATCTGGGCGAAGGGGTCATTTATATTATAGCCCTTACTTGGGGAAGTCGCTATGGGGCAATGTGCGGCGGCCTCGGTGCTTCGCTGGCCGACCTGCTTTTGGGCTATCCGCTCTGGGCCCCCTTTACCCTCGCAATCAAGAGTGCAGAGGGTTTCATAGTGGGGCACTTTGCTCGTAAAAGCCGCAACATCGCCTTGCTGGCCGGAGCTTCAGTTATGATAACAGGCTATGCTGCCGTGGCGGGTTTGCTTTACGGCCCAAAGGCAATTCTGATAGAGATAGCCACCGACGTCGTACAGACGGGGATCGGGGCAGTTTTAGCCGTAACAGCTATGCCAATCCTCAGAAAAGCCGTAGGACGATATTCGCCGCCAGACAAGCAACAGAGCCGTTAA
- the pfkA gene encoding 6-phosphofructokinase — MKRIAVLTSGGDAPGMNAAIRAVTRVAIYHGLDVVGIRRGYEGLLDGDAIPLTQSSVGGIIHHGGTILRTARSERFKRSEGVTEGLARLKGMDVDALIVIGGEGSFRGAWELEKRGLPTVGVPGTIDNDCAGTDETIGYDTAVNTALEAVKKLRDTASSHDRLFIIEVMGRNSGFIALQVALAGGAECALLPEVPFDVEKVCQKLNYAKKRGKTHSLIIVAEGVMSAQELAGKILDTGGYESRITVLGHIQRGGSPTAFDAVLGSRLGAHAVEALLEGKSGVMAGVTCGQVTTCPLPETWENKKRPDLSLLELLNALSI; from the coding sequence ATGAAGAGAATTGCTGTACTGACCAGCGGAGGCGACGCACCGGGCATGAACGCTGCTATAAGGGCAGTGACGCGAGTCGCAATCTATCACGGTCTTGATGTTGTGGGAATTCGTCGCGGCTACGAGGGGCTTTTGGACGGTGATGCCATTCCCCTTACCCAAAGTTCGGTAGGGGGGATAATACATCACGGAGGAACGATCCTCAGAACGGCGAGGAGCGAACGCTTCAAGAGATCCGAAGGAGTGACAGAAGGACTTGCCAGACTCAAAGGGATGGATGTGGATGCGCTGATCGTCATAGGGGGTGAGGGCTCTTTTAGGGGAGCTTGGGAGTTGGAGAAGCGCGGCCTGCCAACCGTAGGGGTTCCTGGTACGATAGACAACGATTGCGCCGGCACCGACGAGACGATAGGCTATGACACAGCAGTAAATACGGCTCTCGAAGCTGTTAAAAAATTGCGCGACACGGCGAGCAGCCACGATCGGCTATTCATTATAGAAGTGATGGGACGAAACTCGGGCTTTATAGCCCTGCAGGTGGCTCTTGCAGGTGGCGCTGAATGTGCACTTCTTCCGGAGGTGCCCTTCGATGTGGAAAAGGTATGCCAGAAGCTCAATTATGCCAAAAAGCGCGGGAAGACCCATTCGCTTATCATAGTTGCAGAAGGCGTAATGTCGGCTCAGGAACTTGCCGGAAAGATTCTCGATACCGGAGGTTACGAATCGCGCATCACCGTATTGGGACATATACAGCGCGGTGGAAGTCCTACCGCCTTTGACGCCGTGCTCGGCTCACGCCTCGGCGCACATGCAGTAGAGGCGCTGTTAGAAGGTAAAAGTGGGGTTATGGCTGGGGTGACGTGCGGTCAAGTGACTACTTGTCCGCTGCCCGAGACGTGGGAGAACAAAAAGAGGCCGGATCTATCATTGCTTGAGCTGCTTAATGCCTTGAGCATTTAA
- a CDS encoding nucleoside kinase codes for MRKFTISLTGNDEISFSSPVGGPEVLAASGYESRRNVVAWRVNHYLRSLDWTIDDDAVVEFVDTSSFEGMEVYRRSLSFLLVLACKRALNQDIFIRHSLSDGYYCELPSGFPSEEDVARVRRLMEQMVDMDLPFRRKLVPIDQAKRVFERQGNADKARLLQWAAIDPVEVYCCADAHGFFYAPLAPSTGYLRVFDLVPYGGGMVLLFPTVAYPDGLPPFQPPKKLAEVFREYTEWLDILNVSTMDNLHKLVAEGKAGDLILTSEALHSQRLSHIAKDIASRSRVRLVCMAGPSGSGKTTASLRLRIQLQALGKRAVTLALDDYFLERDRTPVDAEGNYDFEALEALDIELINDHLRRLLAGEAVRLPRFNFLTGKREWGELLQLGFNAILIIEGIHGLNEKVSESVSDDEKYRIYVSPLTALNLDRHNRTSTTDNRLLRRLVRDYRTRGKLPEVTLRQWPSVVRGAQKHIFPYQERADIMFNSALVYELSTLKGYAEPLLSTIPEESPVYGEARRLISFLRFIPFFPSDRVPNDSILREFIGGSCFSA; via the coding sequence TTGAGAAAGTTTACGATCTCCTTGACTGGTAACGACGAAATTTCTTTTTCCTCTCCTGTGGGAGGACCCGAAGTGCTCGCTGCCAGCGGATATGAGAGTCGGAGGAACGTGGTGGCGTGGCGGGTTAATCATTATTTGCGCAGCCTTGACTGGACCATAGACGATGACGCTGTAGTCGAGTTTGTGGACACGAGCAGTTTTGAGGGAATGGAAGTCTATCGCAGGAGCCTGAGCTTTCTCTTGGTATTAGCCTGTAAGAGGGCCTTAAACCAGGACATCTTCATCCGCCATTCGTTGAGTGATGGTTACTATTGCGAGCTTCCCTCCGGTTTCCCGTCGGAGGAAGACGTGGCGCGCGTCAGGAGGTTGATGGAGCAGATGGTGGACATGGATCTGCCTTTCAGGAGAAAGCTCGTGCCTATCGATCAAGCTAAGCGCGTCTTCGAACGTCAGGGCAACGCAGATAAAGCCAGGCTCCTTCAATGGGCTGCCATAGACCCTGTGGAGGTTTACTGCTGTGCTGACGCGCACGGTTTTTTCTACGCCCCCCTCGCCCCGTCCACAGGCTACCTCCGCGTCTTCGACCTCGTTCCGTATGGAGGGGGAATGGTGCTCTTGTTTCCTACGGTGGCTTATCCGGATGGCTTGCCCCCCTTTCAACCGCCTAAGAAGCTAGCCGAAGTCTTCCGCGAGTATACCGAGTGGCTTGACATATTAAACGTGAGCACCATGGATAACCTCCATAAATTGGTAGCGGAGGGCAAGGCCGGAGACCTGATCCTTACGTCCGAAGCTCTCCATAGCCAGCGCTTGAGCCACATTGCTAAAGATATCGCTTCTCGGTCTCGAGTGCGCTTAGTGTGCATGGCAGGTCCTTCGGGCTCAGGAAAAACCACAGCCTCTCTGAGGTTGCGCATCCAACTGCAGGCGTTGGGGAAACGGGCTGTGACGCTTGCGCTTGATGACTATTTCTTAGAGCGAGATCGAACCCCAGTTGATGCGGAGGGAAACTATGACTTTGAAGCCCTGGAGGCGCTCGACATCGAACTTATCAACGATCACCTGAGGCGCCTCTTGGCAGGAGAGGCCGTCCGCCTCCCTCGTTTTAATTTTCTCACGGGCAAGCGCGAATGGGGAGAGCTGTTGCAGTTGGGTTTCAACGCAATATTGATAATAGAAGGGATCCATGGCCTCAATGAAAAGGTGAGTGAAAGCGTTTCTGACGATGAAAAGTACCGCATATATGTTTCTCCGCTTACCGCGTTGAACCTGGATCGCCACAATCGTACCAGTACCACGGACAACCGCCTCTTACGGCGACTTGTGCGCGATTACCGTACGAGGGGGAAATTGCCAGAGGTTACGCTGCGCCAATGGCCTTCTGTGGTGCGCGGGGCTCAAAAGCATATATTCCCGTATCAAGAGAGGGCCGATATAATGTTCAACTCGGCTCTGGTGTACGAACTCTCTACCCTCAAAGGCTATGCGGAACCGCTGCTTTCTACCATACCGGAGGAGTCGCCGGTCTACGGCGAGGCGAGGAGGTTAATCTCCTTCCTGCGGTTCATCCCTTTCTTTCCCTCCGATCGGGTACCAAATGATTCCATCTTACGAGAATTCATTGGCGGTAGCTGCTTTTCCGCCTAA
- a CDS encoding YbhB/YbcL family Raf kinase inhibitor-like protein — MALKVESPAFSNGGRIPQKYTCEGKDISPELRWEGAPSGVKSFVLIVDDPDAPRGTFTHWVLFDIPAVESGLIEGSKQGKPGRNDFGKLGYGGPCPPKGHGVHRYFFRLYALDIPSLGLKEGASRADVEAAMKGHILAQAETMGCYER, encoded by the coding sequence ATGGCCCTTAAGGTGGAATCGCCGGCGTTTTCTAACGGTGGAAGGATCCCTCAGAAATATACGTGCGAGGGGAAGGATATATCGCCCGAGCTCAGGTGGGAGGGTGCCCCTTCAGGGGTAAAGAGTTTTGTTCTTATAGTAGATGACCCCGATGCGCCGCGCGGGACTTTTACCCATTGGGTGCTGTTCGATATACCAGCTGTCGAATCAGGTTTGATCGAAGGGAGCAAGCAGGGAAAGCCTGGTCGCAACGATTTCGGCAAGCTCGGTTACGGCGGTCCGTGCCCGCCTAAGGGGCATGGCGTTCACCGCTATTTCTTCAGGCTCTACGCCTTAGATATTCCTTCGCTCGGCCTTAAAGAGGGCGCTTCCAGGGCTGATGTGGAGGCGGCTATGAAGGGGCATATTTTAGCCCAAGCCGAGACGATGGGGTGCTACGAGCGATAG
- a CDS encoding ATP-binding cassette domain-containing protein, which translates to MKALYELSGVKHRYNGRLVLDVPHLVIEEGDIVGLVGPNGSGKSTLLRVLAFLEVPSEGTLRFDGVPVGSEGEPPRREVTLLLQDSFLLKRSVFDNVAYGLKVRKEKNLRKKAFEALEMVGLPPEEFTHRPWYALSGGEAQRVALAARLVLRPKVLLLDEPTANVDEASATLIKEAVLRAVKEWRTTVVVATHDLLWLYEVAKNVLNLYQGRIAAQGTSNLISGPWRPLNDDLWERVFPDGQHILAVSPPSETATAVLDPSDIVIATSPPAKVSAQNVLSGRVTQMLLDNGGGRVAVTISLGGVSLRSTITPRAVKELSIQPGQRVWVLFKATALRWL; encoded by the coding sequence ATGAAGGCTCTCTACGAGCTTTCCGGCGTTAAACATAGATATAACGGCAGGCTGGTCTTAGACGTCCCTCATCTTGTAATAGAAGAGGGAGATATCGTAGGGTTGGTTGGCCCAAATGGCAGCGGTAAGAGCACGCTGCTTAGAGTCTTGGCCTTTCTTGAAGTTCCGTCCGAGGGAACTTTGCGCTTCGATGGCGTGCCGGTAGGCAGCGAGGGCGAGCCTCCGAGGCGGGAAGTAACGTTGCTGCTCCAAGACTCTTTCCTCCTCAAGAGGTCTGTCTTCGATAACGTGGCGTATGGGTTAAAGGTCAGAAAAGAGAAAAACCTGAGGAAAAAGGCCTTCGAAGCGTTAGAAATGGTCGGACTTCCACCGGAGGAGTTCACCCATCGCCCTTGGTACGCCCTATCGGGTGGAGAGGCGCAGAGGGTAGCCTTGGCCGCCAGGTTGGTTTTAAGACCTAAAGTCCTTTTATTGGATGAGCCTACGGCGAATGTAGACGAGGCGAGCGCCACCCTCATCAAGGAAGCCGTACTGCGCGCCGTCAAGGAATGGAGAACGACCGTGGTCGTGGCGACCCACGACCTCCTTTGGCTCTATGAAGTTGCCAAGAACGTGCTGAATTTGTATCAAGGGCGGATTGCCGCTCAAGGAACCTCTAACCTAATATCGGGCCCTTGGCGGCCCCTAAACGATGATCTATGGGAAAGGGTTTTCCCCGACGGACAACACATACTTGCGGTTTCTCCTCCGAGCGAGACTGCCACGGCAGTCCTCGATCCATCGGACATCGTAATCGCTACTTCACCTCCGGCAAAAGTGTCCGCACAGAATGTGCTTTCGGGCAGGGTGACGCAGATGCTCCTGGATAACGGCGGCGGAAGGGTAGCCGTGACGATATCGCTTGGAGGAGTGAGTCTGAGGTCGACAATTACGCCACGGGCGGTTAAAGAGCTCTCGATTCAGCCAGGCCAGCGCGTTTGGGTTTTATTTAAGGCTACGGCGTTGCGCTGGCTTTGA